A region from the Mycolicibacterium litorale genome encodes:
- a CDS encoding DUF3515 domain-containing protein, which translates to MIAAILVAVAALVVVLGIAAVRQGRPEQQPVAIAAVPAPRADSPECQTLLGALPEMLGDFRRAPTAEPTPVGTAAWQAGPDTEAIILRCGLDRPVDFVVGVPIQMVDAVQWFRVGEEAAPGSRQEPEQTRSTWYAVDRPVYVALTLPRDSGPTPIQVISRVLTDTMPARPIAPGPPR; encoded by the coding sequence ATGATCGCGGCCATCCTGGTGGCCGTCGCTGCGCTCGTGGTGGTGCTCGGTATCGCGGCGGTCCGGCAGGGCCGCCCCGAACAGCAACCGGTCGCGATCGCGGCGGTGCCCGCACCGCGCGCCGACAGCCCGGAGTGCCAGACGCTGCTCGGCGCTCTGCCGGAGATGCTCGGCGATTTCCGGCGCGCGCCGACGGCCGAGCCGACACCGGTCGGTACCGCGGCGTGGCAGGCCGGCCCGGACACCGAGGCGATCATCCTGCGCTGCGGACTGGACCGTCCGGTCGACTTCGTGGTGGGCGTGCCGATCCAGATGGTCGACGCGGTGCAGTGGTTCCGGGTCGGCGAAGAGGCCGCCCCGGGCAGCAGGCAGGAACCCGAGCAGACCCGCAGCACCTGGTACGCGGTGGACCGTCCGGTGTACGTCGCGCTCACACTGCCGCGGGATTCCGGCCCCACCCCGATCCAGGTGATCTCCCGGGTCCTGACCGACACGATGCCCGCCCGGCCGATCGCGCCGGGTCCGCCGCGTTAG
- a CDS encoding RNA degradosome polyphosphate kinase, translating to MTEAEAGIRTENSERASGDSTPEAPPAATKPAVDNALPEDRYLNRELSWLDFNARVLALAADPSLPLLERAKFLAIFASNLDEFYMVRVAGLKRRDEMGLSVRSADGLSPREQLRRISERTQQIASRHARVFLDGVRPALADEGIVIVTWSELDEAERAQLSTYFHEQVFPVLTPLAVDPAHPFPFVSGLSLNLAITVRHPDDGGQHFARIKVPDNVDRFVQLGVRGNTGEVVRFLPMEELIAAFLPVLFPGLDIVEHHAFRITRNADFEVEEDRDEDLLQALERELARRRFGSPVRLEVSDDMTESMLELLLRELDVDPSDVVEVPGLLDLSALWQIYAVDRPALKDRPFVPATPPAFGERETPKSIFSTLRDGDVLVHHPYDSFSTTVQRFIEQAAADPNVLAIKQTLYRTSGDSPIVNALIDAAEAGKQVVALVEIKARFDEQANIKWARALEQAGVHVVYGLIGLKTHCKTALVVRREGSMIRRYCHIGTGNYNPKTARLYEDVGLLTAAPDIGADLTDLFNSLTGYSRKDAYRNLLVAPHGVRKGIIERIEREVAAARDGVDGRIRLKANALVDEQVIDALYRASQAGVRVEVVVRGICALRPGVSGFSDNIAVRSILGRFLEHSRIIHFRAIDEHWIGSADMMHRNLDRRVEVMAQVKDPRLTAQLNDVFESALDPATRCWELGPDGHWTASPREGETVRDHQVSLMQRHRHP from the coding sequence ATGACCGAAGCCGAGGCCGGGATCCGCACCGAGAACAGCGAGCGGGCGTCGGGTGACTCGACCCCCGAGGCGCCGCCCGCCGCGACGAAACCGGCGGTCGACAACGCGCTGCCGGAGGATCGCTACCTCAACCGGGAACTGAGCTGGCTCGACTTCAACGCCCGGGTGCTGGCCCTGGCCGCCGACCCCTCGCTGCCGCTGCTCGAGCGGGCGAAGTTCCTCGCGATCTTCGCCTCCAACCTCGACGAGTTCTACATGGTGCGGGTGGCCGGCCTGAAACGGCGCGACGAGATGGGGTTGTCGGTCCGGTCGGCCGACGGACTGTCGCCGCGGGAACAGTTGCGCCGGATCAGTGAGCGCACCCAGCAGATCGCCTCGCGCCACGCGCGGGTCTTCCTCGACGGTGTGCGCCCGGCACTGGCCGACGAGGGAATCGTCATCGTCACGTGGTCCGAACTCGACGAGGCCGAACGCGCCCAGTTGTCGACGTACTTCCACGAGCAGGTGTTCCCGGTGCTCACCCCGCTGGCCGTCGACCCGGCGCATCCGTTCCCGTTCGTCAGCGGCCTGTCGCTGAACCTCGCGATCACGGTCCGCCACCCCGACGACGGCGGTCAGCACTTCGCCCGAATCAAGGTGCCCGACAACGTCGACCGCTTCGTCCAGCTGGGTGTGCGCGGCAACACCGGTGAGGTGGTCCGGTTCCTGCCGATGGAGGAGCTGATCGCGGCGTTCCTGCCGGTGCTGTTCCCCGGTCTGGACATCGTCGAGCACCACGCCTTCCGGATCACCCGCAACGCCGACTTCGAGGTCGAAGAGGACCGCGACGAAGACCTGCTGCAGGCACTGGAACGCGAACTCGCCCGCAGGCGGTTCGGCTCGCCGGTGCGGCTCGAGGTCTCCGACGACATGACCGAGAGCATGCTCGAACTGCTGTTGCGCGAACTCGACGTCGATCCCAGCGACGTGGTGGAGGTGCCGGGTCTGCTCGATCTGTCGGCGCTGTGGCAGATCTACGCGGTCGACCGCCCCGCGCTCAAGGACCGGCCGTTCGTCCCGGCCACCCCACCGGCGTTCGGCGAGCGGGAGACACCGAAGAGCATCTTCTCGACCCTGCGCGACGGCGATGTGCTGGTGCACCATCCCTACGACTCGTTCTCCACGACCGTGCAGCGCTTCATCGAGCAGGCCGCGGCCGACCCGAATGTGCTGGCGATCAAGCAGACCCTGTACCGCACCTCGGGTGACTCCCCGATCGTCAACGCGCTCATCGACGCGGCCGAGGCGGGTAAGCAGGTGGTGGCGCTCGTCGAGATCAAGGCCCGGTTCGACGAGCAGGCCAACATCAAGTGGGCGCGCGCACTGGAACAGGCCGGCGTGCACGTGGTGTACGGGTTGATCGGCCTGAAGACCCATTGCAAGACCGCACTCGTGGTGCGCCGTGAGGGGTCGATGATCCGGCGCTACTGCCACATCGGCACCGGCAACTACAACCCGAAGACGGCCCGCCTGTACGAGGACGTCGGCCTGCTCACCGCGGCCCCGGACATCGGCGCCGACCTGACCGACCTGTTCAACTCGTTGACCGGGTACTCCCGCAAGGACGCCTACCGCAACCTGCTGGTGGCGCCCCACGGGGTGCGTAAGGGCATCATCGAACGCATCGAACGCGAAGTGGCCGCCGCCCGTGACGGTGTCGACGGCCGGATCCGGCTGAAGGCCAACGCCTTGGTCGACGAGCAGGTCATCGACGCCCTCTACCGGGCGTCACAGGCGGGCGTGCGCGTCGAGGTGGTGGTGCGCGGGATCTGCGCGCTGCGGCCCGGGGTCTCGGGGTTCTCCGACAACATCGCGGTGCGCTCGATTCTGGGCCGGTTCCTGGAGCATTCGCGCATCATCCACTTCCGTGCAATCGACGAGCACTGGATCGGCAGCGCCGACATGATGCACCGCAACCTCGACCGCCGCGTCGAGGTGATGGCTCAGGTGAAGGATCCGCGACTGACCGCACAACTCAACGACGTCTTCGAGTCGGCACTCGATCCCGCCACCCGCTGCTGGGAACTCGGGCCGGACGGGCACTGGACGGCCTCGCCGCGGGAAGGCGAGACGGTCCGCGACCATCAGGTGTCGCTGATGCAGCGCCACCGCCACCCGTGA
- a CDS encoding NAD(P)H-dependent glycerol-3-phosphate dehydrogenase: protein MVTAAVMGSGAWGTATAKVLADAGNSVTLWARRPEVAAEINDTHRNSGYLADVDLPKTIHATADPAEALAGACTVVLGVPAQSLRANLEQWKGLIGDDVTLVSLAKGIELETLMRMSQVIVQVTGADADRVAVVTGPNLAHEIADEQPAATVVACSDSGRAVALQRALATGYLRPYTNSDVVGAEIGGACKNVIALACGMAVGVGLGENTVAAIITRGLAEIMRLGIALGAKPTTLAGLAGVGDLVATCTSMQSRNRTFGERLGRGGTMESALRAAGGHVAEGVTSCRSVLALAASYDVEMPLTDAVNRVCHKGLSVDEAVVLLLGRSTKPE, encoded by the coding sequence GTGGTGACGGCGGCGGTGATGGGGTCCGGTGCGTGGGGGACGGCGACGGCCAAAGTCCTGGCCGACGCGGGTAACTCCGTGACGCTGTGGGCGCGCCGTCCCGAGGTCGCCGCGGAGATCAACGACACCCACCGCAACAGCGGATACCTCGCCGACGTGGACCTCCCCAAGACCATCCACGCCACCGCGGACCCCGCCGAGGCGCTCGCGGGTGCGTGCACGGTCGTCCTCGGCGTGCCCGCCCAGAGTCTGCGCGCCAATCTGGAGCAGTGGAAGGGGCTCATCGGTGACGACGTCACGCTGGTGAGCCTGGCCAAGGGCATCGAACTCGAGACCCTCATGCGGATGAGCCAGGTCATCGTCCAGGTGACGGGCGCCGACGCCGACCGGGTCGCGGTGGTGACCGGGCCGAACCTCGCCCACGAGATCGCCGACGAGCAGCCTGCCGCCACGGTCGTCGCCTGCAGCGACAGTGGGCGCGCGGTCGCGCTGCAGCGCGCGCTGGCGACCGGTTACCTGCGTCCCTACACCAATTCCGATGTGGTCGGCGCCGAGATCGGCGGGGCGTGCAAGAACGTCATCGCCCTGGCATGCGGGATGGCCGTCGGAGTGGGGCTGGGGGAGAACACCGTCGCGGCGATCATCACCCGCGGTCTGGCCGAGATCATGCGGCTGGGGATCGCGCTGGGTGCCAAACCCACCACGCTGGCCGGTCTGGCCGGCGTCGGTGACCTGGTGGCCACCTGCACCTCGATGCAGTCGCGCAACCGGACCTTCGGTGAAAGACTGGGCCGGGGCGGGACCATGGAGTCGGCGCTGCGGGCCGCGGGCGGACACGTGGCCGAGGGCGTCACCTCATGCCGGTCGGTGCTGGCGCTGGCGGCCAGCTACGACGTCGAGATGCCGCTCACCGACGCGGTCAACCGCGTCTGCCACAAGGGATTGTCGGTCGACGAAGCCGTCGTCCTGCTCCTGGGCCGCAGCACCAAACCGGAGTGA
- a CDS encoding NUDIX hydrolase translates to MSKVKSTDSVAAHAKTVLAAGAVLWRADGDAAVPEVAVIHRPRYDDWSLPKGKVDPGETEPVTAVREVLEETGYRCILGRRLASVSYPVDQDLKRVRYWAARTVGGCFSPNDEVDELIWLPVREAMARVRYVHDRKVLRRFAKVPPDTQTVLVVRHATAGSKSRYRGDDRKRPLDKHGRAQAESLVGQLLAFGADRLYAADRTRCEQTLEPLADELGEPVHSEPALTEEAYAEDKKAARRRMLEIAAEAGAAGHTPVICSQGKVIPDLIEWWCDRDGVRPDKSRNRKGSTWVMSLAGGRLVAADHMGSALGRK, encoded by the coding sequence GTGTCGAAGGTCAAATCGACCGATTCCGTTGCCGCGCACGCGAAAACAGTGCTGGCCGCCGGCGCGGTGCTGTGGCGTGCCGACGGGGATGCGGCCGTCCCCGAGGTCGCCGTGATCCATCGCCCGCGCTACGACGACTGGTCCCTGCCCAAGGGCAAGGTCGATCCCGGCGAGACCGAACCGGTGACCGCCGTGCGGGAGGTGCTCGAGGAGACCGGGTACAGGTGCATCCTGGGCCGGCGCCTGGCCTCGGTCAGTTACCCGGTCGACCAGGACCTCAAACGGGTCCGCTACTGGGCCGCCCGCACCGTCGGCGGCTGCTTCTCCCCCAACGACGAGGTCGACGAACTGATCTGGCTGCCCGTGCGGGAGGCGATGGCGCGGGTGCGCTATGTCCATGATCGGAAGGTGCTGCGCCGGTTCGCGAAAGTGCCACCCGATACGCAGACGGTCCTGGTGGTGCGGCACGCGACCGCGGGCAGCAAATCGCGCTACCGCGGCGACGACCGCAAGCGGCCGTTGGACAAGCATGGCCGCGCCCAGGCGGAGTCGCTGGTGGGCCAACTCTTGGCGTTCGGTGCCGATCGCCTCTACGCAGCTGACCGGACGCGGTGCGAGCAGACGCTCGAGCCGTTGGCCGACGAGCTGGGCGAGCCCGTGCACTCCGAACCGGCGCTGACCGAGGAGGCCTACGCCGAGGACAAGAAGGCGGCGCGACGCCGGATGCTCGAGATCGCCGCAGAGGCGGGCGCCGCGGGGCACACACCCGTGATCTGCTCCCAGGGCAAGGTGATTCCCGACCTGATCGAGTGGTGGTGCGACCGCGACGGGGTCCGACCGGACAAGTCACGCAACCGCAAGGGCAGTACGTGGGTGATGTCGCTGGCCGGAGGCCGACTGGTGGCCGCGGACCACATGGGCAGCGCGCTGGGCAGAAAATAG
- a CDS encoding thiamine-phosphate kinase, which yields MAPFDPAESMADVGEFAVIDALVRGRRQPPSVALGPGDDAAVVATADGRTVVSTDMLVEDRHFRLDWSTPHDVGRKAIAQNAADVEAMGAAAVAFVVAFGAPADTPASAALRLSDGMWEEAAAMGAGIAGGDLVSAPQWVISVTVLGDLGGRAPVRRDGARPGDIVAVAGELGRSAAGFALWDRGIETFDELRHRHLVPVPPYGQGRVAADSGATSMTDVSDGLLADLGHIADASGCRIDLGRAALAADRAAVADAAAAAGVDPWECVLIGGEDHALVATFAGPPPAGWRVIGRVAGGPAQVLVDGDVWSGKRGWQSF from the coding sequence ATGGCGCCGTTCGACCCGGCCGAGAGCATGGCCGACGTCGGTGAATTCGCGGTGATCGACGCCCTCGTGCGGGGCCGGCGGCAGCCGCCGTCGGTGGCACTGGGGCCCGGCGACGACGCCGCCGTCGTGGCGACCGCCGACGGCCGCACGGTGGTGTCGACCGACATGCTGGTCGAGGACCGGCACTTCCGCCTCGACTGGTCGACACCGCACGACGTCGGACGCAAGGCCATCGCGCAGAACGCCGCCGACGTCGAGGCGATGGGTGCGGCGGCCGTGGCCTTCGTCGTCGCGTTCGGCGCGCCCGCGGACACCCCGGCCTCCGCAGCGCTGCGGCTGAGTGACGGGATGTGGGAGGAGGCGGCCGCGATGGGGGCGGGCATCGCGGGCGGCGACCTCGTCAGCGCCCCGCAGTGGGTGATCTCGGTGACCGTGCTGGGAGACCTCGGGGGCAGGGCGCCGGTGCGCAGGGACGGCGCCCGCCCGGGTGACATCGTGGCCGTCGCCGGCGAACTGGGCCGGTCCGCGGCCGGATTCGCCCTGTGGGACAGGGGGATCGAGACGTTCGACGAGCTGCGTCACCGTCACCTCGTACCGGTGCCGCCGTACGGGCAGGGGCGCGTCGCGGCCGACTCCGGAGCAACCTCCATGACCGACGTCTCCGACGGTCTGCTGGCCGACCTCGGTCACATCGCCGACGCGTCGGGATGCCGGATCGACCTCGGCCGTGCTGCCTTGGCGGCCGACCGCGCCGCGGTCGCCGACGCGGCGGCCGCCGCAGGCGTCGACCCGTGGGAATGCGTGCTCATTGGCGGTGAGGACCACGCGCTGGTCGCGACCTTCGCCGGTCCGCCGCCCGCCGGCTGGCGGGTGATCGGACGTGTGGCCGGCGGTCCGGCGCAGGTGCTGGTCGACGGCGACGTGTGGAGCGGAAAGCGGGGATGGCAGTCGTTCTGA
- a CDS encoding Lrp/AsnC ligand binding domain-containing protein — MVEAFMLIQTEVGRAQVVAARLAELPGVRSAEYVTGPYDVVVRVGADNLDDLRSGVVPSVQGVDGITRTLTCPIADGAHP; from the coding sequence GTGGTCGAGGCTTTCATGCTCATCCAGACCGAGGTCGGCCGCGCCCAGGTCGTGGCGGCCCGGTTGGCCGAACTACCCGGTGTGCGTTCGGCGGAGTACGTCACCGGCCCCTACGACGTGGTGGTACGGGTGGGCGCCGACAACCTCGACGACCTGCGTTCGGGCGTCGTCCCGAGCGTGCAGGGGGTCGACGGGATCACCCGGACCCTGACCTGCCCGATCGCCGACGGGGCGCACCCATAG
- a CDS encoding D-alanine--D-alanine ligase family protein, with the protein MIARNQRTRVAVVYGGRSSEHAISCVSAGSILRNLDPERFEVVAVGITPDGSWVLTDGDPETLAITDGRLPAVSDESGTALALPADPGRRGELVSLSPSAAGEVLAAVDVVFPVLHGPYGEDGTIQGLLELAGVPYVGAGVLASAAGMDKEFTKKLLIAEGLPVGDHVVLRPGRADLTLDERDRLGLPVFVKPARGGSSIGVSRVTEWAELPAAVVLARRHDPKVIVEAGIPGRELECGVLEYPDGRVEASTVGEIRVAGVRGREDGFYDFATKYLEDVAELDVPAKVEDDVADEIRRLAIRAFRAIDCQGLARVDFFLTEDGPVVNEINTMPGFTTISMYPRMWAASGVDYPTLLAAMVDTAAARGTGLR; encoded by the coding sequence GTGATCGCCCGCAACCAGCGCACCCGCGTTGCCGTCGTCTACGGCGGGCGCAGCTCCGAACACGCCATCTCCTGCGTCTCCGCAGGCAGCATCCTGCGCAACCTCGATCCGGAACGCTTCGAGGTGGTCGCCGTCGGGATCACCCCGGACGGTTCCTGGGTACTCACAGACGGTGATCCCGAGACGCTGGCCATCACCGACGGGCGGCTGCCCGCGGTGAGCGACGAGTCGGGAACGGCGCTGGCGCTACCCGCCGATCCCGGCCGCCGGGGGGAACTGGTGTCGCTGAGCCCGTCGGCCGCGGGAGAGGTCCTCGCCGCCGTCGACGTCGTGTTCCCGGTCCTGCACGGGCCGTACGGCGAGGACGGCACCATCCAGGGCCTGCTCGAACTCGCCGGCGTGCCCTACGTCGGCGCCGGCGTGCTGGCCAGCGCCGCCGGCATGGACAAGGAGTTCACGAAGAAACTGCTGATCGCCGAGGGCCTGCCGGTCGGCGACCACGTGGTCCTGCGGCCCGGACGCGCCGATCTGACACTCGACGAACGCGACCGCCTCGGCCTGCCGGTCTTCGTCAAACCCGCCCGCGGCGGATCGTCGATCGGGGTCAGCCGGGTCACGGAGTGGGCGGAGCTGCCTGCCGCGGTCGTCCTGGCGCGCAGGCACGACCCCAAGGTGATCGTCGAGGCGGGGATCCCCGGCCGCGAACTCGAGTGCGGGGTGCTGGAGTACCCGGACGGCCGGGTCGAGGCCAGCACGGTCGGCGAGATCCGGGTGGCCGGTGTGCGCGGCCGCGAGGACGGGTTCTACGACTTCGCGACCAAATACCTCGAAGACGTCGCCGAGCTCGACGTGCCCGCCAAAGTCGAGGACGACGTGGCCGACGAGATCCGCCGCCTCGCCATCCGGGCCTTCCGGGCGATCGACTGCCAGGGGCTGGCGCGCGTCGACTTCTTCCTCACCGAGGACGGACCGGTCGTCAACGAGATCAACACCATGCCGGGTTTCACCACGATCTCGATGTATCCGCGGATGTGGGCGGCCAGCGGGGTCGACTATCCCACTCTGCTCGCGGCGATGGTCGACACGGCCGCGGCCCGCGGCACCGGTCTGCGCTAA
- a CDS encoding cystathionine gamma-lyase, with the protein MDGTYGDSTRSVKAVGGEAVPGQPVTAPPVPVSAYHLSPDEAQPLDTYGRSSNPTWRRLEAALAELEGASAALTFGSGMAAITSALRVLTGPGKRLVVPADGYYQVRRYATEYLAPQGVTVIEASTDEMCAAAADADVVLAETPANPGLDVVDLHRLAMTCRGRGAALIVDNTTATPLGQQPLSLGADLVVASATKALSGHSDLVAGYVAGSHPELMAALERDRLLAGPILGPFEAWLVLRSLGSAGLRFERQCQNAQAVAMLLRGHPAVRTVRYPGLPEDPAHAVACRQMRRYGGLVSVELADAAAVHTLVERSGLLVASTSFGGIHTSIDRRARWGDPVSDGFARLSMGIEDTDDLIADLGAALG; encoded by the coding sequence ATGGACGGCACGTACGGCGACTCCACCCGCAGCGTGAAAGCCGTTGGCGGCGAGGCGGTTCCGGGTCAGCCCGTGACCGCGCCGCCGGTGCCGGTCTCGGCTTATCACCTGTCGCCGGACGAAGCGCAGCCACTCGACACCTACGGGCGCAGCTCCAACCCGACCTGGCGGCGGCTGGAGGCGGCGCTGGCCGAACTGGAAGGGGCGTCCGCCGCACTGACCTTCGGGTCCGGGATGGCCGCCATCACCTCCGCGCTGCGGGTGCTGACCGGGCCGGGCAAGCGACTGGTGGTGCCCGCCGACGGGTATTACCAGGTCCGCCGCTACGCCACGGAATACCTTGCGCCCCAAGGCGTCACAGTCATCGAAGCGAGCACCGACGAAATGTGCGCGGCCGCGGCGGACGCCGACGTCGTGCTCGCGGAGACCCCCGCCAACCCGGGACTGGATGTGGTTGACCTGCACCGGCTGGCGATGACCTGCCGGGGTCGCGGCGCGGCGCTGATCGTCGACAACACCACGGCGACCCCGCTCGGGCAGCAACCGCTGTCGTTGGGTGCCGACCTGGTCGTGGCCAGCGCCACCAAGGCGCTCTCCGGCCACAGCGACCTCGTCGCCGGCTACGTCGCGGGCAGTCACCCCGAACTCATGGCCGCCCTCGAACGGGACCGCCTGCTCGCCGGGCCGATCCTCGGTCCGTTCGAGGCGTGGCTGGTGCTGCGCAGCCTCGGCAGCGCCGGCCTGCGTTTCGAGCGGCAGTGCCAGAACGCCCAGGCGGTGGCGATGCTGTTGCGCGGGCACCCCGCCGTGCGCACCGTGCGCTACCCGGGACTGCCCGAGGACCCCGCCCACGCGGTGGCGTGCCGACAGATGAGGCGCTACGGCGGGCTGGTGTCGGTCGAACTCGCCGACGCGGCGGCCGTGCATACCCTCGTCGAGCGCAGCGGCCTGCTGGTCGCCTCCACCAGCTTCGGCGGCATCCACACCTCGATCGACCGGCGCGCCCGCTGGGGCGACCCGGTGTCCGACGGATTCGCCCGGCTGTCGATGGGCATCGAGGACACCGACGACCTGATCGCCGACCTCGGCGCCGCCCTCGGCTGA
- the leuD gene encoding 3-isopropylmalate dehydratase small subunit, whose amino-acid sequence MEAFRTHTGIGVPLRRSNVDTDQIIPAVYLKRVTRTGFEDGLFAAWRNDPSFVLNLPPFDRGSVLVAGPDFGTGSSREHAVWALMDYGFRVVISSRFADIFRGNAGKAGLLAAEVNQNDVELLWKLIEQNPGLEITVNLQDRNIIAGTVVVPFTIDDYTAWRLLEGLDDIGLTLRKLDEIEAYEQRRPSWKPRTLPA is encoded by the coding sequence ATGGAAGCCTTTCGCACCCACACCGGGATCGGCGTGCCCCTGCGTCGGTCCAACGTCGACACCGATCAGATCATCCCCGCGGTGTATCTGAAGCGGGTCACTAGAACGGGTTTCGAGGACGGGCTGTTCGCCGCCTGGCGCAACGACCCGTCGTTCGTCCTCAATCTGCCGCCGTTCGACAGGGGTTCGGTTCTGGTCGCCGGACCGGATTTCGGGACCGGCTCGTCCCGCGAACACGCCGTCTGGGCGCTCATGGACTACGGCTTCCGGGTCGTCATCTCGTCGCGCTTCGCCGACATCTTCCGCGGCAATGCCGGTAAGGCCGGGCTGTTGGCCGCCGAGGTGAATCAAAATGACGTCGAACTCCTGTGGAAGCTGATCGAGCAGAATCCCGGGCTGGAAATCACTGTCAATCTTCAAGATCGGAACATCATCGCCGGAACGGTCGTGGTGCCGTTCACGATTGACGACTACACCGCCTGGCGACTGCTCGAGGGACTCGACGATATAGGCCTTACGCTGCGGAAACTCGACGAAATCGAGGCGTACGAGCAACGTAGGCCGAGCTGGAAACCGCGTACCCTGCCGGCCTGA
- a CDS encoding HU family DNA-binding protein, with protein sequence MNKAELIDALTTKMGTDRRQATAAVENVVDTIVRAVHKGDSVTITGFGVFEQRRRAARVARNPRTGETVKVKPTSVPAFRPGAQFKAIVSGAQKLAAEGPAVKRGVTAGPAKRAAKKAPAKKTAAKKTTAAAKKTAPAKKTTAAAKKTAPAKKTAAKKTTSTAAAKKSAPAKKSTAAAKKTAPAKKAATKAPAKKAAAKAPAKKATAAKKTASKAPARKAPAKKGRK encoded by the coding sequence ATGAACAAAGCGGAGCTTATCGACGCACTGACAACCAAAATGGGGACCGACCGTCGGCAAGCCACCGCCGCGGTCGAGAACGTCGTCGACACCATCGTGCGCGCGGTGCACAAGGGCGACAGCGTGACCATCACCGGTTTCGGCGTCTTCGAACAGCGCAGGCGTGCGGCGCGTGTCGCACGCAACCCCCGCACGGGTGAGACGGTGAAGGTCAAGCCGACCTCGGTGCCCGCCTTCCGGCCGGGCGCACAATTCAAGGCGATCGTCTCCGGCGCACAGAAGCTGGCGGCCGAGGGTCCCGCCGTCAAGCGCGGTGTGACGGCCGGACCGGCCAAGCGTGCCGCGAAGAAGGCGCCCGCCAAGAAGACCGCCGCCAAGAAGACGACGGCCGCGGCCAAGAAGACGGCGCCTGCGAAGAAGACCACCGCCGCGGCGAAGAAGACGGCCCCGGCGAAGAAGACCGCCGCCAAGAAGACGACCTCGACCGCCGCTGCCAAGAAGTCGGCGCCGGCGAAGAAGTCGACTGCGGCGGCGAAGAAGACGGCTCCGGCCAAGAAGGCCGCGACCAAGGCTCCGGCCAAGAAGGCCGCCGCCAAGGCGCCCGCCAAGAAGGCCACCGCCGCCAAGAAGACGGCCAGCAAGGCCCCCGCCCGCAAGGCGCCGGCCAAGAAGGGCCGCAAGTAG
- the cofC gene encoding 2-phospho-L-lactate guanylyltransferase — protein sequence MRGSTSNGAAPAGTQVDVAAVIAVKRLTAAKTRLAPVLDPDTRETVVLAMLLDTIAAAAAVASVIVVTPDPVAADAARALGAQVLADPTPPGHPDPLNNAIGAAEAVLRETTPNVIALQGDLPALQSRELAEAIAAARAHPRSFVGDRHGTGTSALFAFGVALDPRFGPDSAEQHRRSGAVELTGAWPGLRCDIDTPEDLATARGLGVGPRTARAVAVGR from the coding sequence ATGCGCGGCTCGACGAGCAACGGCGCCGCCCCGGCCGGCACACAGGTGGACGTGGCGGCGGTCATCGCCGTCAAACGCCTCACCGCCGCCAAGACCAGGCTGGCCCCGGTCCTGGACCCGGACACCCGCGAGACCGTGGTGCTCGCGATGCTCCTCGACACCATCGCCGCCGCGGCGGCGGTCGCTTCCGTCATCGTCGTCACGCCCGACCCGGTGGCGGCGGACGCCGCCCGTGCGCTCGGCGCCCAGGTGCTCGCCGACCCCACCCCGCCCGGCCACCCCGACCCGCTCAACAACGCGATCGGCGCCGCCGAGGCGGTGCTGCGCGAGACCACCCCGAATGTGATTGCGCTGCAGGGTGATCTACCCGCACTGCAGTCGCGGGAGCTCGCTGAGGCGATCGCCGCCGCGCGGGCGCACCCCCGCAGTTTCGTCGGCGACCGGCACGGCACGGGCACCTCGGCGCTGTTCGCGTTCGGAGTCGCACTCGACCCGCGGTTCGGCCCGGATTCCGCCGAGCAGCACCGCCGTTCGGGCGCGGTCGAGCTGACCGGCGCATGGCCGGGCCTGCGGTGTGACATCGACACCCCCGAGGACCTCGCGACGGCGCGTGGCCTCGGCGTAGGGCCGAGGACCGCGCGCGCCGTCGCGGTCGGAAGGTGA